A genome region from Nocardiopsis exhalans includes the following:
- the pdhA gene encoding pyruvate dehydrogenase (acetyl-transferring) E1 component subunit alpha has protein sequence MSDTAAHEEPELIQLLTPEGELTEHPDYPLDITAEEIRALYRDLVLVRRVDSEAITLQRQGELGLWVSLLGQEAAQIGSGRALHEGDMAFPSYREHGVAWCRGIQPKELLSMFRGASNGGWDPHEHGFHLYTIVIGSQALHATGYAMGVQRDGAVGEDGTAVISYFGDGATSQGDTNEAFNFASVNNAPVVFFCQNNQWAISEPLERQSRVPIYKRAAGFGFPGMRVDGNDVLACLAVTRAALDNARTGNGPTLIEAFTYRMGAHTTNDDPTRYRDKGELDEWKAKDPILRVRRYLEANGLADEAFFASIEEEADKVGETVRSQCRNMPDPEPLDIFHEVYAEPNVHIDQQRAEFADYLSSFEGAGAEGGR, from the coding sequence GTGTCGGACACCGCCGCGCACGAGGAACCGGAGCTCATCCAGCTCCTGACACCGGAAGGGGAGCTCACCGAGCACCCCGACTACCCCCTGGACATCACCGCGGAGGAGATCCGCGCGCTCTACCGAGACCTGGTGCTGGTCCGCCGGGTCGACAGCGAGGCGATCACCCTCCAGCGCCAGGGCGAACTGGGCCTGTGGGTCTCCCTGCTGGGTCAGGAGGCCGCGCAGATCGGCTCCGGGCGCGCACTCCACGAGGGCGACATGGCCTTCCCCTCCTACCGCGAGCACGGCGTCGCCTGGTGCCGCGGCATCCAGCCCAAGGAACTGCTCAGCATGTTCCGCGGCGCCAGCAACGGGGGCTGGGACCCGCACGAGCACGGCTTCCACCTGTACACGATCGTCATCGGCAGCCAGGCGCTGCACGCCACCGGCTACGCCATGGGCGTCCAGCGCGACGGCGCCGTCGGTGAGGACGGCACCGCCGTCATCTCCTACTTCGGGGACGGGGCCACCAGCCAGGGCGACACCAACGAGGCGTTCAACTTCGCCTCGGTGAACAACGCCCCCGTGGTCTTCTTCTGCCAGAACAACCAGTGGGCCATCTCCGAGCCGCTGGAACGCCAGTCCCGCGTGCCGATCTACAAGCGCGCGGCCGGCTTCGGCTTCCCGGGCATGCGCGTGGACGGCAACGACGTCCTCGCCTGCCTCGCGGTCACCCGCGCCGCCCTGGACAACGCGCGCACCGGTAACGGACCCACGCTGATCGAGGCGTTCACCTACCGGATGGGCGCCCACACCACCAACGACGACCCCACCCGCTACCGGGACAAGGGCGAGCTCGACGAGTGGAAGGCCAAGGACCCGATCCTGCGCGTACGCCGCTACCTGGAGGCCAACGGCCTCGCCGACGAGGCCTTCTTCGCCTCGATCGAGGAGGAGGCCGACAAGGTCGGCGAGACGGTGCGCAGCCAGTGCCGCAACATGCCCGACCCCGAGCCGCTGGACATCTTCCACGAGGTCTACGCCGAACCCAACGTCCACATCGACCAGCAGCGGGCCGAGTTCGCCGACTACCTGTCCTCCTTCGAGGGTGCGGGCGCGGAAGGGGGCCGCTAG